Part of the Paludisphaera borealis genome, CTTGGGCACTGGGGGCTTCGCGGCTTCGGCCTCTGGGCGGTCGAGGAGCGGGGCAGCGGCGAGCTGATCGGCCGGGTCGGCTGCTGGCGCCCCGAGGGCTGGCCCGGGATGGAGATCGGCTGGACCCTGCGGCGCTCGTCCTGGGGGCGCGGGTTCGCCACCGAAGCCGCCCGGGCGGCCCTGGACGTCGCCCTCGGCGAGCTGAGCCAATCGCACGTCATCAGCATGATCCACAGCGAGAACGCGGCTTCGGTCCGCGTGGCCAAGCGGCTGGGCATGCGGCTCGAAGGAAGGGCCGAGCTGATGGGCTACCCGGTCGTCGTCTACGGAATCCGTCGATTGAAAACCGTTGTAAATGATCATCGTCTGCACGTCCGGAGCGACGGCGCGGCGAAAGGATCCTGACGGCGAAAGGTGGTCGGCGCGCGGGGTTTTCCGGTAGAATGACAAGTTTTTTCGATTTTCGATTTATTGGAAGAATCGGTCTATCTTTCAGGTCCATGGATCTCTATACTCTGGTTTGGTTGGAATTCGAACGAGCGCGTGTCGTGGATCCCTTC contains:
- a CDS encoding GNAT family N-acetyltransferase — its product is MENLETDRLKLRMFRESDLDAYAEMCADPDVMKYLGPGPMNRSEAWRNMALVLGHWGLRGFGLWAVEERGSGELIGRVGCWRPEGWPGMEIGWTLRRSSWGRGFATEAARAALDVALGELSQSHVISMIHSENAASVRVAKRLGMRLEGRAELMGYPVVVYGIRRLKTVVNDHRLHVRSDGAAKGS